A DNA window from Flavisolibacter ginsenosidimutans contains the following coding sequences:
- the ygiD gene encoding 4,5-DOPA-extradiol-dioxygenase: MKDLDLKSGIQLYEELTEKPIDKEEIKKTRSNNMNNLSAFNRFTNELKEQDELMPVLFIGHGSPMNGIEDNEFSQRWKAMAKEIPVPKAALVISAHWLSKGTRITAMDFPKTIHDFGGFPQELFDVQYPAPGDVQLARETKSIISSTQVELDHDWGLDHGAWTIIRHMYPEANIPVLQLSIDYTKGPQYHYDLAKEIYSLRKKGVLIIGSGNMVHNLRMVAWDKLNENEYGYDWALQMNEKFKDLIGNGKHDQLINYQSLGREALLSIPTPEHYWPLLYTLSLKGNKDDVSFFNDKAVGGSLTMTSVKFG; encoded by the coding sequence ATGAAGGATTTGGATTTGAAGTCAGGAATTCAACTCTATGAAGAATTAACTGAGAAGCCCATTGATAAAGAAGAAATCAAAAAAACAAGGAGTAACAACATGAACAACTTATCAGCATTCAATAGATTCACCAACGAACTGAAAGAGCAGGATGAACTGATGCCCGTTCTTTTTATCGGCCACGGCTCACCAATGAACGGAATTGAAGACAATGAATTCAGTCAACGCTGGAAAGCCATGGCCAAAGAAATACCCGTGCCGAAAGCTGCATTGGTCATATCAGCACATTGGTTAAGCAAAGGCACAAGAATTACGGCTATGGATTTCCCTAAAACCATTCACGATTTCGGTGGTTTTCCGCAGGAATTGTTTGATGTGCAATACCCGGCTCCCGGCGATGTTCAATTGGCAAGAGAAACCAAATCCATCATTTCATCAACACAAGTTGAACTGGATCATGACTGGGGATTGGATCATGGCGCATGGACCATCATTCGCCACATGTATCCTGAAGCGAACATTCCGGTTTTGCAATTGAGCATTGATTACACAAAAGGCCCGCAATACCATTATGATTTGGCAAAGGAAATCTACAGCTTAAGAAAGAAAGGTGTATTAATCATTGGCAGCGGCAACATGGTTCACAATTTAAGGATGGTAGCATGGGATAAATTAAACGAAAACGAATACGGTTATGATTGGGCTTTGCAGATGAATGAAAAGTTTAAAGATCTTATCGGCAACGGCAAACACGATCAATTGATCAATTATCAATCGCTTGGAAGAGAGGCTTTGTTATCAATCCCAACGCCCGAGCACTATTGGCCCTTGCTTTACACATTATCGTTGAAAGGAAACAAGGATGATGTTTCTTTCTTTAACGATAAAGCAGTCGGTGGTTCGCTTACGATGACTTCAGTGAAGTTTGGATAA
- a CDS encoding NADPH-dependent FMN reductase, translating into MYNIALVSSSVRIGRNSQRVALFLNNYIKENNLATVDLIDLCEYKFPVFDERLRYMKDPPANVLQFAERIIKAEGVIVVTPEYNGGYPAALKNAIDLLYPEWKRKPVGLSTVSAGSFGGAQVGPSLAFLFVRIGALVTPAVFRVPTVQNSYDENGVPVDKEASDRRAKTFLDEFFWLVEARKRMSD; encoded by the coding sequence ATGTACAACATTGCTTTAGTTTCCTCAAGCGTTCGCATTGGCCGAAACAGTCAAAGGGTTGCCTTGTTTTTGAACAACTACATTAAGGAAAACAATTTGGCAACCGTTGACCTGATTGACCTTTGTGAGTATAAATTTCCGGTGTTTGATGAACGCTTGCGTTATATGAAAGATCCTCCTGCAAACGTTTTACAGTTTGCAGAAAGGATCATCAAAGCCGAAGGCGTTATCGTGGTAACTCCGGAATACAACGGCGGCTATCCCGCTGCTTTAAAGAATGCCATTGATCTTTTGTACCCGGAATGGAAGCGAAAGCCTGTTGGATTATCCACGGTTTCTGCGGGTTCATTTGGTGGCGCACAAGTGGGCCCTTCGCTGGCGTTTTTATTTGTAAGAATTGGAGCCCTGGTTACGCCGGCTGTCTTTCGCGTTCCCACTGTACAAAATTCGTACGACGAAAACGGCGTTCCCGTTGATAAGGAAGCAAGCGACAGGAGAGCCAAAACCTTTTTGGATGAATTCTTCTGGCTGGTGGAAGCAAGAAAAAGAATGAGCGATTAA
- a CDS encoding carboxymuconolactone decarboxylase family protein has product MMLDWNEYQKQIQQRVIEIGRTNHDVVKGYRELTNAGNSTNLLGAKVRELIALAVAVTRQCDGCIVTHTDAAIKQGATKEEIVEALSVAVAINAGAALIFSSRVMDAFNAKIAAL; this is encoded by the coding sequence ATGATGCTTGATTGGAATGAATATCAAAAACAAATTCAACAACGGGTTATAGAAATCGGGCGAACCAACCATGACGTAGTAAAAGGCTACCGCGAACTGACCAATGCGGGGAATTCGACAAACCTGTTAGGTGCCAAAGTAAGAGAACTGATTGCACTGGCCGTTGCCGTTACCCGGCAATGTGACGGCTGTATTGTAACACACACCGATGCCGCTATCAAACAAGGTGCGACGAAAGAAGAAATCGTAGAAGCATTAAGTGTAGCCGTTGCCATCAATGCGGGTGCGGCGTTGATCTTTTCATCAAGAGTGATGGATGCTTTCAACGCAAAGATTGCTGCTCTGTAA
- a CDS encoding SDR family NAD(P)-dependent oxidoreductase, whose amino-acid sequence MKILENKVAIVTGAGSGIGKAIALLYAAEGAKVVVSDIGEKGGNEVVQEIKSQGGQAIFAKADSSKPDDNKQLVETAVQQFGGLHIAVNNAGIGGPLGPVGDYPLDGWEKVISINLSGVFYGLRYQIPAMLKAGGGSIVNMASILAKVGTKGSCAYVAAKHGVVGLTETAALEYAAQNIRVNAIGPGYILTPLLTNSLDDATMKSLVGFHPMGRLGKAEEVASLALWLNSDKASFVTGSYYNVDGGYLAQ is encoded by the coding sequence ATGAAAATTTTGGAAAACAAAGTCGCCATTGTTACCGGCGCAGGTTCAGGCATTGGCAAAGCCATTGCTCTTTTGTATGCTGCCGAAGGCGCAAAAGTGGTGGTTTCCGACATCGGCGAAAAAGGCGGCAACGAAGTGGTACAAGAAATTAAATCGCAAGGCGGACAAGCTATTTTCGCCAAAGCCGATTCGTCAAAGCCGGATGACAACAAGCAGCTTGTGGAGACGGCCGTTCAACAATTTGGCGGATTGCACATTGCCGTGAATAACGCCGGCATTGGCGGCCCTCTTGGCCCTGTTGGCGATTATCCTCTTGACGGGTGGGAGAAAGTTATTTCGATTAATCTTTCCGGCGTGTTTTACGGTCTTCGTTATCAAATTCCGGCCATGCTCAAGGCCGGCGGCGGCAGCATTGTAAACATGGCCTCTATTCTGGCCAAAGTTGGTACCAAAGGCTCCTGCGCCTACGTGGCCGCGAAACACGGCGTGGTGGGACTTACCGAAACGGCGGCGCTGGAATACGCTGCGCAAAACATCCGCGTAAACGCAATTGGGCCGGGCTATATTTTAACGCCCCTGCTCACCAATTCGCTGGACGACGCTACTATGAAATCTCTTGTAGGGTTTCATCCGATGGGCCGCCTTGGCAAAGCCGAAGAAGTAGCCAGCCTTGCGCTCTGGCTTAACTCGGATAAAGCATCGTTTGTAACCGGATCGTATTACAATGTGGACGGCGGTTACCTGGCTCAGTGA
- a CDS encoding glycoside hydrolase family 27 protein, protein MRSVINRKSQIKTSALFALVLCGSQILSAQQSSRKEDNTPRYFHAWAPTPPMGWNSWDCFGPTVTEAEVKANADYMAAHLRDYGWQYIVVDIRWYVANDKAHGYNEKDPQYNMDEWGRFQPAVNRFPSAAGGEGFKPLADYLHKKGLKFGIHIMRGVPVEAVKKNLPIKGTTKTAGDIFSEKDQCKWLHDMYTVLPDKEGAQEYYNALFEMYASWGLDFVKVDDLSSPIYFAGEVEMIRKAIDRTGRKIVLSTSPGETPMAHAEHVKQHANMWRTVGDFWDNWKQLKEHFEVFDRWNKWRSYGAYPDGDMLPLGRIGIRAERGNPRMTTFTKDEQITLMTLWCIFKSPLMFGGNLPDNDDFTLSLLTNKNVLAVLNKSTNNRPLFNEATKAAWTADEPGTGAKYLAVFNKADNPSAIEISLQDIGLNSTYTVTDLWSGKKLDNASGKFAPAINAHGAGLYKLVMKKQ, encoded by the coding sequence GTGAGAAGCGTCATTAACAGGAAATCACAGATAAAGACATCGGCTCTTTTTGCACTTGTGCTTTGCGGCTCGCAAATTCTGTCTGCGCAACAATCCAGTAGAAAGGAAGATAACACACCAAGATACTTTCATGCCTGGGCGCCCACACCGCCGATGGGGTGGAACAGTTGGGATTGTTTTGGACCGACGGTTACGGAAGCCGAAGTAAAAGCAAACGCCGACTACATGGCCGCACACTTAAGAGATTACGGCTGGCAATACATTGTCGTTGACATTCGCTGGTACGTAGCCAATGACAAGGCGCACGGTTACAACGAAAAAGATCCGCAGTACAACATGGATGAATGGGGGCGTTTTCAACCCGCCGTCAACCGTTTTCCTTCCGCAGCCGGCGGCGAAGGCTTTAAACCGCTGGCCGATTACCTGCACAAAAAAGGATTGAAGTTTGGCATTCACATCATGCGCGGTGTACCGGTAGAAGCCGTGAAGAAAAATCTGCCGATAAAAGGAACAACAAAAACAGCAGGGGACATTTTTTCCGAGAAAGACCAGTGTAAATGGTTGCACGATATGTATACCGTTTTGCCGGACAAAGAAGGTGCGCAGGAATACTACAATGCACTCTTTGAAATGTATGCTTCGTGGGGACTTGATTTTGTAAAAGTGGACGATCTCTCCTCTCCTATTTATTTCGCCGGTGAAGTGGAAATGATTCGCAAAGCGATAGACCGCACGGGACGAAAAATTGTCTTGAGTACATCGCCGGGCGAAACGCCGATGGCGCATGCCGAACACGTAAAGCAACACGCAAACATGTGGCGTACCGTTGGCGATTTTTGGGACAACTGGAAACAACTGAAAGAACATTTTGAAGTGTTTGACCGCTGGAACAAGTGGCGCAGCTACGGCGCATATCCCGATGGCGACATGTTGCCGCTTGGCCGTATCGGCATTCGCGCCGAACGCGGTAATCCGCGAATGACAACTTTTACAAAAGACGAGCAAATAACGTTGATGACGTTGTGGTGCATCTTTAAATCGCCGCTGATGTTTGGCGGCAATCTTCCCGATAACGACGACTTCACACTTTCCTTGCTTACCAATAAAAATGTTTTGGCTGTTTTAAACAAAAGCACCAACAACCGTCCGCTTTTTAACGAAGCAACCAAAGCCGCATGGACAGCCGACGAACCGGGAACGGGTGCAAAATATCTTGCGGTGTTTAACAAAGCTGATAATCCTTCGGCAATTGAAATAAGTTTACAAGATATTGGGCTGAATTCGACGTACACCGTAACCGATTTATGGAGCGGGAAAAAGCTTGACAATGCGAGTGGAAAATTTGCGCCGGCAATTAACGCACATGGCGCGGGTTTGTACAAGCTGGTGATGAAAAAACAATAA
- a CDS encoding LacI family DNA-binding transcriptional regulator: MSNININELAKRLNLSKGTVSKALRDSYEISEQTKTKVLQLAEQLHYIPNPYASSLRRKKSNTIGVVIPEVMDSYFSRAIKGIESVAREKGYHVLVYLTYESFEREKAILNDFSSGRVDGVLLSVSSETANENHVEETMAKKIPVVFFDRVLENVHTAKITTNDFESCYEATHHLLQQGCKKIAYLSISEHLHIINKRMEGYKQALFDHGQTHSGANVIACCDDNEKNYALLLKILKANNRPDGIIASVEKLTTPVYLACKNLNLSIPEAVKIVSFSNWEAAPILRPSLTTVTQPAFEMGEAAATALFNLLGKRNYSLLNENTTLPSTLVVRESSVFNRS; the protein is encoded by the coding sequence ATGAGCAACATCAACATCAATGAACTCGCCAAACGATTGAACCTTTCCAAAGGCACCGTATCAAAAGCGCTTCGCGACAGCTACGAAATCAGCGAGCAAACCAAAACAAAAGTTTTGCAGTTGGCCGAGCAACTTCATTACATTCCCAACCCTTACGCAAGCAGCCTGCGGCGAAAAAAAAGCAACACCATCGGCGTTGTGATTCCCGAAGTAATGGACAGTTATTTTTCACGTGCCATCAAGGGCATTGAGTCGGTAGCACGAGAAAAAGGCTATCACGTATTGGTGTATCTCACATACGAAAGCTTTGAACGGGAAAAAGCCATTTTAAACGACTTTTCAAGTGGCCGCGTGGACGGTGTTTTGCTTTCGGTTTCCAGTGAAACGGCAAACGAAAATCACGTGGAGGAAACGATGGCAAAAAAGATTCCGGTTGTTTTTTTTGACCGTGTGCTGGAGAACGTGCATACGGCGAAAATTACGACCAATGATTTTGAAAGTTGTTACGAAGCGACACATCATTTGTTGCAACAAGGCTGTAAGAAAATCGCTTACCTTTCCATTTCCGAGCACCTGCACATCATCAACAAACGCATGGAAGGCTACAAGCAAGCCCTGTTCGACCACGGACAAACACACAGCGGCGCAAACGTAATAGCCTGCTGCGACGACAATGAAAAAAACTACGCTCTTTTATTGAAAATACTTAAAGCAAACAATCGCCCCGATGGCATCATTGCTTCGGTGGAAAAACTTACGACGCCTGTTTATTTAGCGTGTAAAAATTTAAACCTTTCCATTCCGGAGGCTGTTAAAATAGTAAGCTTTTCCAATTGGGAAGCGGCGCCTATTTTGCGTCCGTCTTTGACCACTGTTACGCAACCGGCTTTCGAAATGGGAGAGGCTGCGGCTACCGCATTGTTCAATCTTTTGGGGAAAAGAAATTACAGCCTTCTAAACGAAAACACAACCCTTCCGTCAACGCTTGTTGTTCGCGAATCTTCGGTGTTTAACCGTTCTTAA
- a CDS encoding inositol oxygenase family protein: protein MNEKSSAAPLKSLDEWEEDVLRRYPDPDSIAKEKTVDEYRNYEAPVRDTVKEFYRLNHTHQTFDFVQQKRNEFLSFSKAQMTVWDAFEFLNQLVDDSDPDTDLSQLQHLLQTSESIRADGHPDWMVLTGLMHDMGKVLCLFGEPQWAVVGDTFPVGCAYSNKVVYPEFFQQNPDYANPTFSTQLGVYEKGCGLRNVTMSWGHDEYVYQMLKDYIPEEGLYMLRYHSFYAWHREGAYDYLLDSHDRDMLKWVQLFNPYDLYSKNPTPPNWNELKPYYESLVKKYLPAELKF, encoded by the coding sequence ATGAATGAAAAATCAAGCGCCGCGCCGCTTAAAAGCCTTGACGAATGGGAAGAGGACGTTCTTCGCCGCTATCCCGATCCGGATTCCATTGCAAAGGAAAAGACGGTTGACGAATACCGCAATTACGAAGCGCCTGTTCGCGACACGGTGAAAGAATTCTACCGGCTCAATCACACGCATCAAACCTTCGATTTTGTACAACAAAAGCGCAACGAGTTTCTCTCCTTCAGCAAAGCGCAAATGACCGTTTGGGATGCCTTTGAATTTTTAAATCAATTGGTTGATGATTCCGATCCCGATACGGATTTAAGCCAATTGCAACACCTCTTGCAAACCTCGGAATCCATTCGCGCCGACGGTCATCCTGATTGGATGGTACTCACCGGATTGATGCACGACATGGGCAAGGTTTTGTGTCTCTTTGGCGAACCGCAATGGGCCGTTGTAGGCGATACGTTTCCCGTGGGTTGCGCTTATTCCAACAAAGTTGTTTACCCCGAATTTTTTCAGCAAAACCCCGACTACGCAAACCCAACATTCAGTACGCAACTCGGCGTTTACGAAAAAGGCTGCGGGCTTCGGAACGTTACCATGTCGTGGGGCCACGACGAATACGTGTACCAAATGCTGAAAGATTACATTCCTGAAGAAGGATTGTACATGCTGCGCTATCATTCGTTTTATGCCTGGCACCGCGAAGGCGCATACGATTATTTGCTTGATAGCCATGACCGCGACATGCTCAAATGGGTGCAACTTTTTAATCCATATGATTTGTACTCGAAAAATCCAACCCCTCCCAACTGGAACGAGTTGAAGCCTTACTACGAAAGCCTCGTGAAAAAATATCTTCCGGCTGAATTAAAGTTTTAA
- a CDS encoding SusC/RagA family TonB-linked outer membrane protein, with translation MRRQLDYLVRNKAHILLLLLFAAPFYAWTQSKEIKGIVKDDKGAGIAGATITVKGKGRSKASEASGTFSIQAAEGETLVFSAVGYSTVEVPVTRENDYTVSMSTASNTLSDVVIVGYGSSSRRTLTTSVTTVKPEELNRGAIADVGQLLQGKVPGLNITASGDPNRSAAVILRGASTINSPGGPYYVIDGVPGADIATIAPDDVASIDVLKDAAATAIYGNRAANGVIIVTTKRGRKGQTQISYNGYVGVESVSGQLKMMDASQLRSFLAKNNLSFTPADDKGANTDWQKAVERDNALSTNHNLSFSGGSEHGTYSASVNYIQKQGILKGSDLERFIGRLSMEQYALNDRVKFGLTVTNSTSNANDIAYRNTVLLQSALYLPVSPIMNADGTYFENLTKQNYYNPVAMMKNSQANNKYSTTIGNFTTQVKLPWGLSYDLSLSYQRYNYLNSSYLDKYFTSNYNNMYDNPDPTTYGHGLQSFGTNGQAYRGAYQSTQNILETFFTWQRKFGAHSINAVLGYSWQQNINNDGVQASSTNFTVDNTGYLNFALSNPYAIPSFRINLGGGAYQKIRSISDFARLNYNFKEKYLLQASIRRDGGSVFGANKQWGYFPAAAVAWRMSQEDFMRNQTIFNDLKLRASYGVTGNSLGFDPLTAKFSSGSLGTFYYNGVLTAAYGPVHAANPDLEWEKITTTNIGFDFTLLKGKLNGTLDWYNKNTTNMIYNYKVDPMLVPVGNITANGGSINNKGIELSLNYSPVSTKNFMWTTRVNLAHNVNKITSLSNPSFIGGDSVAVAFPEGAGQSGSSLELLKVGHPVGQFFTFQYAGKNSAGVSQYVAADGKTLTTTPIRGTDYHYLGDAQPKLLLGWNNTFRYKTFDLNIFIRGVFGNKIFNATKADLFRPNTAQYTNILVSAGDESTADYNAYRYSDRFIESGSYVRFDNATLGYSFKQFNQYIKSFRVYASVNNLFVITKFTGVDPEVNQGGIAPGVDYNNFYPKTRTVLLGVNVSF, from the coding sequence ATGAGAAGACAACTTGATTATTTGGTAAGGAACAAAGCGCACATCTTGCTTCTGCTCCTTTTTGCGGCCCCGTTCTATGCCTGGACGCAATCAAAAGAAATCAAAGGCATCGTCAAAGACGACAAAGGTGCCGGCATTGCCGGCGCAACCATTACCGTAAAAGGAAAAGGCCGCAGCAAGGCTTCCGAGGCGTCTGGCACTTTCAGCATCCAGGCTGCCGAAGGCGAAACCCTGGTGTTTAGTGCTGTTGGTTACAGCACCGTTGAGGTGCCTGTGACCAGGGAAAACGATTACACCGTTTCGATGAGCACAGCGTCAAATACTTTGAGTGATGTGGTGATTGTGGGTTACGGCAGCAGTTCACGCCGAACGCTGACGACTTCCGTTACAACCGTGAAACCCGAAGAACTTAACCGCGGCGCCATTGCCGATGTGGGTCAACTGCTGCAGGGCAAAGTGCCCGGCCTAAACATTACAGCCAGCGGCGATCCAAACCGTTCGGCGGCTGTTATTTTGCGTGGCGCTTCCACCATCAACAGTCCCGGCGGACCGTACTACGTAATTGACGGTGTGCCCGGCGCGGACATTGCCACCATTGCTCCCGACGACGTTGCCTCCATTGATGTATTGAAGGACGCAGCAGCAACCGCCATTTACGGCAACCGTGCAGCCAACGGTGTCATCATTGTTACCACAAAACGCGGCCGCAAAGGACAAACACAGATTTCTTACAATGGCTATGTTGGTGTTGAGAGTGTATCGGGACAGTTAAAGATGATGGACGCAAGTCAACTGCGCTCCTTTCTTGCAAAAAACAATTTATCCTTTACCCCGGCCGATGACAAGGGAGCCAATACTGACTGGCAAAAAGCGGTCGAACGCGATAATGCCCTTTCTACCAATCATAACTTGTCGTTTAGTGGTGGCAGTGAACATGGCACCTACAGCGCCAGTGTGAACTACATCCAAAAGCAAGGCATTTTAAAAGGCAGCGACTTGGAACGTTTTATTGGCCGTCTGTCCATGGAACAATATGCGCTGAACGACCGCGTGAAATTTGGCTTAACCGTTACTAACAGCACGAGCAATGCAAACGACATTGCTTACCGCAACACCGTGCTGTTACAATCGGCTTTGTATCTGCCAGTATCTCCTATCATGAATGCTGACGGGACCTATTTTGAAAACCTGACTAAGCAGAATTATTACAATCCTGTGGCCATGATGAAGAACAGCCAGGCAAACAACAAGTACAGCACCACGATCGGCAATTTTACCACGCAGGTAAAACTTCCGTGGGGATTGAGCTATGATTTGAGCCTGAGTTATCAGCGCTATAATTATCTAAACAGTTCTTACCTCGATAAATATTTTACGTCGAATTACAACAATATGTATGACAACCCGGACCCGACAACCTATGGTCACGGTTTGCAATCATTTGGCACAAATGGACAGGCTTATCGCGGCGCTTATCAAAGTACACAAAACATATTGGAAACATTTTTCACCTGGCAGCGAAAGTTTGGTGCGCACAGCATCAACGCCGTGTTGGGTTATTCCTGGCAGCAAAATATCAACAACGACGGCGTGCAGGCCAGCAGCACCAACTTTACGGTGGACAACACCGGCTACCTGAACTTTGCGCTGAGCAATCCTTACGCGATTCCTTCCTTCCGCATTAACCTTGGCGGTGGCGCTTACCAGAAGATCCGTTCCATCTCAGACTTCGCAAGGCTGAATTATAATTTCAAAGAGAAGTACTTGTTGCAGGCTTCTATTCGCAGAGACGGCGGTTCGGTGTTTGGCGCCAACAAGCAATGGGGATATTTTCCTGCTGCGGCTGTGGCCTGGCGTATGAGCCAGGAAGATTTTATGCGCAATCAAACAATTTTCAATGACTTGAAATTGCGGGCCAGTTACGGCGTTACCGGCAACTCGCTTGGCTTCGATCCGTTGACGGCAAAATTCAGTTCGGGAAGCCTTGGCACTTTTTATTACAACGGTGTATTGACCGCTGCCTACGGGCCTGTACATGCCGCAAATCCTGATTTGGAATGGGAAAAAATTACAACGACAAACATCGGTTTTGACTTTACTCTCTTAAAAGGAAAACTGAACGGCACGCTGGATTGGTACAACAAAAACACCACCAACATGATTTACAATTACAAGGTTGATCCGATGTTGGTGCCGGTGGGTAACATTACGGCAAATGGTGGCAGCATTAACAACAAAGGCATCGAATTAAGCTTGAATTATTCGCCGGTAAGCACCAAAAACTTTATGTGGACGACAAGAGTAAACCTGGCGCACAACGTGAATAAAATTACCAGCCTGAGTAATCCCTCTTTCATTGGCGGCGATTCGGTGGCCGTTGCTTTTCCCGAAGGCGCAGGCCAATCGGGTAGTTCGCTGGAGTTGCTGAAAGTGGGCCATCCCGTTGGCCAGTTCTTCACCTTTCAATACGCAGGTAAAAATTCTGCGGGTGTATCGCAATACGTAGCGGCTGATGGTAAAACGCTTACGACAACACCCATTCGCGGAACCGATTATCATTACCTCGGCGATGCACAGCCTAAACTTTTGTTGGGTTGGAACAATACGTTCCGCTACAAAACATTCGACCTGAATATTTTTATTCGCGGTGTGTTTGGCAACAAAATATTCAACGCGACAAAAGCTGATTTGTTCCGTCCCAATACGGCGCAGTACACCAACATCCTTGTATCGGCTGGGGATGAATCAACCGCCGACTACAATGCTTATCGCTATTCCGATCGTTTCATTGAAAGCGGCAGCTATGTTCGCTTTGATAACGCTACGCTTGGTTACAGTTTCAAGCAATTCAATCAGTACATAAAGTCGTTCCGGGTTTA